The Desertifilum tharense IPPAS B-1220 DNA window CTGTGGCATCCGGTCTGGCATAGGCGATATTATGCGCCACGCTATTATTAAACAAAAACGTATCTTGGCTCACAATCCCCATCGATTTTCTCAGGGTGCCTAGATCGTAATCCTTTAAATCCGTGCCATCAATCGTAATTCGGCCCTGGGTCGGATCGTAAAAACGGGGAACCAAATCCGCTAAAGTAGACTTACCTGCACCCGATCCGCCAACTAAGGCTAAGGTTGTCCCTTTTGGCAGCCACAAGTCAATCTTATCTAACACCAAATCCCCATGACCGGGATAGGCAAAGGAGACATTTTCAAACCGAATTCCCTCGCGCATTCCCCGATAGGGAACGGTTCCCAAGGTCATGATCGGCTTTGTTTCGCGTTGTAAAAATTCCTTGACAATTTCCACACTTGCCACTGCATTAGCAAAGGCGCTGCGCGTATTATTCAGTTGACCCACAATCGGTAATAGGCGGAATAATACCACCAAATACGTCAACAGAATGGCGCTAAACGATTCTAACTGGGTATAAAAGAAGGTTCTAGCTAACAGGACAATCGCTAAAATTGCGCTAGTTCCCATAATTTCATTAATGGGATTAATAATGGCAAAGTTAGCCTGAGATTGCAGTTCAGCCTGTTCGCGATTGACAATTAAATAGTCTAAACGCTGATATTCATCGGCTTCGCGATGCGTGGCTTTCACCAAGCGAACGCCAGTAATGACTTCTAATAGCGCAATAGAGTATTTCCGGGAATTTTCCGAAAGTTGCTGACCAAAATATTTAGAACGCCGGACGTAATATTGATTCGTCAAAACAACAATTGACAGCAAAGCCGTTGAAACCAGCGTCAATTGCCAAGAAATGGAAATTAAAATCGCTAAAAAGACTAAAATAGTAATTATAATTGTGGCGATTTGAATCATCGAACGAATCGCCCGCGCCGTGCGATCCGTCTCTTGTCCCACGCGGTTAACAATATCGCCCGCCCGCATTTTGGCATAGAAATCGAGATCGACTTCTAAGAGCAATCGTATCCCCTCGCGGCGGATATCATTGGCTAGCGATCGCGATAAGTAACTCGACGCCAGCGAACTCGAATAATTCGCCACATTCTTGAGGATAATTAACA harbors:
- a CDS encoding ABC transporter ATP-binding protein, which codes for MSTNKLLFRFASKFPGLITLSVVLGFSGALFNGVSTALLVPVILNFSGQEVNLQGAPPALQRVIGFFEGFGESERLWVMTAGILLLIILKNVANYSSSLASSYLSRSLANDIRREGIRLLLEVDLDFYAKMRAGDIVNRVGQETDRTARAIRSMIQIATIIITILVFLAILISISWQLTLVSTALLSIVVLTNQYYVRRSKYFGQQLSENSRKYSIALLEVITGVRLVKATHREADEYQRLDYLIVNREQAELQSQANFAIINPINEIMGTSAILAIVLLARTFFYTQLESFSAILLTYLVVLFRLLPIVGQLNNTRSAFANAVASVEIVKEFLQRETKPIMTLGTVPYRGMREGIRFENVSFAYPGHGDLVLDKIDLWLPKGTTLALVGGSGAGKSTLADLVPRFYDPTQGRITIDGTDLKDYDLGTLRKSMGIVSQDTFLFNNSVAHNIAYARPDATEAEIIDAAKRANAYEFIEQLPQGLETPIGDRGVLLSGGQRQRLAIARALLRDPELLILDEATSALDTVSERLVQEAIDNLSHSRTTLVIAHRLSTVQKADQIAVLERGRVVEVGTHDELLRRDGYYTRLYNMQFAEQGQMHALNGADERLVKASYELRTRLSSMLGSLKLVVDDLVDTQEEQTELIEEAYVSAMQILKTLEVVEETQKIKAK